From Miscanthus floridulus cultivar M001 chromosome 15, ASM1932011v1, whole genome shotgun sequence, the proteins below share one genomic window:
- the LOC136508997 gene encoding uncharacterized protein produces MASAAAAPRPPAPAPAPPPPTPPPPPAAAVQWLGPRVSFSLDDAGGGGGREAAAAGGKAGPNACADFEFLLGGCAAACSMLPADELFSGGKLVPLRIPAPADETGAPVVEVGVEVTAQSTLLLLPKQEQLPPAPAPAQQPETPRAVGEAAVKGGAQAEPKIPARRWRDLLRLRKRQAAAASGAAAAEPRPLRRLLRRGPKPPEPEPSLSLPLLREPGPEESEATKPADKSASAPAPGQALAPPPSSSSQHQSLLPPKIRLTPSQQQQASVSMSSTTSQSHSQSQSQSPPPPPPPPPSAVAADSPRLNAAGKVVFNGLGRSSSNPSSLAGGRRHRNAGPGSGGMERSYSAHVRVAPVLNVPVCSLRGSRKSVSVFGIDRLFSPSGAAGSSSSATAAGAARKNKAAKKDIPPAAAGSPPLVSECNELVCLNNARGLGS; encoded by the coding sequence ATGGCTTCCGCCGCGGCCGCGCCGCGACCACCGGCCCCGGCTCCGGCACCTCCTCCTCCGACGCCCCCTCCCCCGCCTGCGGCGGCGGTGCAGTGGCTGGGCCCGCGGGTGTCGTTCAGCCTCGACGACGCgggaggaggcggcggaaggGAGGCTGCGGCGGCGGGAGGGAAGGCCGGGCCCAACGCCTGCGCCGACTTCGAGTTCCTGCTCGGCGGGTGCGCCGCGGCATGCTCCATGCTCCCCGCCGACGAGCTCTTCTCCGGGGGCAAGCTGGTCCCGCTCCGCATCCCGGCGCCCGCGGACGAGACAGGTGCGCCCGTGGTGGAGGTCGGCGTCGAGGTGACGGCGCAGtcgacgctgctgctgctgccgaagCAGGAGCAGCTgcccccggcgccggcgccggcgcagcAGCCGGAGACGCCGCGGGCGGTGGGGGAGGCGGCGGTGAAGGGTGGCGCGCAGGCGGAGCCCAAGATCCCCGCGAGGAGGTGGCGGGATCTCCTGCGTCTGCGGAagcggcaggcggcggcggcgtcgggggcCGCCGCTGCGGAGCCGAGGCCGCTGCGCCGGCTCCTCCGCCGGGGCCCGAAGCCGCCGGAGCCGGAACCGTCCCTCAGCCTGCCGCTGCTCCGCGAGCCCGGCCCCGAGGAGTCGGAAGCCACCAAGCCCGCCGACAAGTCCGCGTCCGCGCCCGCTCCGGGTCAGGCACTGGCACCTCCGCCGTCATCGTCGTCGCAGCACCAGAGCCTGCTGCCTCCCAAGATCCGGCTGACCccgtcgcagcagcagcaggcgtcgGTGTCGATGTCGTCGACGACCTCCCAGTCGCATTCCCAGTCCCAGTCCCAGTCGcccccgcctccgccgcctcccccTCCATCCGCGGTGGCGGCCGACAGCCCGCGCCTGAACGCAGCAGGCAAGGTGGTGTTCAACGGCCTGGGGCGGAGCTCCAGCAACCCGAGCAGCCTAgccggcggccgccgccaccgcaacGCGGGCCCAGGAAGCGGCGGCATGGAGCGGTCGTACTCGGCGCACGTCCGCGTGGCGCCCGTGCTCAACGTGCCCGTCTGCTCCCTCCGCGGCTCCCGCAAGTCCGTCTCCGTCTTCGGCATCGACCGCCTCTTCTCCCCGTCGGGCGCCGCCggttcctcctcctccgccaccgccgccggcgcgGCCAGAAAGAACAAGGCCGCCAAGAAGGACAttccccccgccgccgccggctcgcCGCCACTAGTGAGTGAATGTAACGAGTTGGTTTGCTTGAACAATGCTCGCGGTTTAGGGAGTTAA